From Panicum hallii strain FIL2 chromosome 2, PHallii_v3.1, whole genome shotgun sequence, a single genomic window includes:
- the LOC112880326 gene encoding uncharacterized protein LOC112880326, producing the protein MSLHVTTREAIFFLAISAPLHPHRSSSSKPPPSPRRPAPSPSARSRRRRPRSSPPSHACPRRSARPHSPPPPPRPPRPRLALDRRRSPSAEEPENHPMPPNPGPHMESVAEAEPAVAPPGAAADQPAIVPPGAAPDDPSAAPDKGVHAAPAPKQVQWNDFGATTRAAGADPFGDLQPGGAEDAFFEQYCYRGSGRPGITSRCQQCQRTRSQLLRRSSSWSPSPHHVGILH; encoded by the exons ATGTCACTGCATGTCACTACACGTGAGGCGATTTTTTTTCTCGCGATCTCTGCTCCTCTCCATCCGCACCGCAGCTCCTCCTccaagccgccgccgtcgccgcgacGCCCAGCGCCTTCACCCTCCGCTCGCTCCCGCCGGCGAAGACCACGttcctcccctccctcccacGCCTGCCCTCGCCGAAGCGCGCGTCCGCattctcccccgccgccgccgcgaccccCTCGCCCTCGTCTAGCGCTGGATCGGCGGCGGTCGCCATCGGCGGAGGAGCCAGAGAATCACCCCATGCCGCCGAATCCTGGCCCTCATATGGAGTCGGTGGCGGAGGCGGAACCTGCCGTCGCGCCACCTGGGGCCGCTGCTGACCAGCCTGCCATCGTACCGCCTGGGGCTGCGCCCGACGATCCTTCCGCGGCGCCGGACAAGGGCGTccacgccgcccccgcccccaaGCAGGTGCAGTGGAACGATTTCGGTGCCACCACCAGGGCCGCCGGGGCAGATCCGTTCGGCGACCTCCAGCCAGGTGGAGCGGAGGACGCCTTCTTCGAGCAGTACTGCTACCGGGGATCAGGGCGGCCAGGAATCACTTCTAGGTGCCAGCAATGCCAACGCACCAGATCACAGCTTCTTCGCCGGAGCAG ctcatggaGCCCATCGCCTCATCATGTAGGCATTCTGCATTGA